The following coding sequences are from one Nicotiana tomentosiformis chromosome 3, ASM39032v3, whole genome shotgun sequence window:
- the LOC104108466 gene encoding uncharacterized protein: protein MPSATAAGMLRVRLSSGLRTRGGYGPNPFTTPGHQERPNGYLFNRPPPPPGQSRKWEDWELPCYVTSFLTIVILGVGLNAKPDLTLETWAHQEALKRLQLESADAE, encoded by the coding sequence ATGCCGTCCGCGACAGCCGCAGGCATGCTCCGGGTCCGTCTCAGTTCGGGCCTCCGAACAAGAGGAGGATACGGCCCGAACCCGTTCACTACTCCGGGCCATCAAGAACGGCCCAACGGTTACCTCTTCAACCGTCCACCACCTCCACCTGGTCAGTCCAGGAAATGGGAGGATTGGGAACTCCCTTGCTACGTCACCAGCTTTCTCACTATCGTCATCCTCGGTGTGGGCCTCAACGCCAAGCCCGATCTCACCCTCGAAACTTGGGCCCATCAAGAAGCCCTCAAACGACTCCAGCTTGAATCTGCTGATGCTGAGTGA